The Candidatus Dependentiae bacterium genomic interval ATCTCACTTGAAGCCCCCGTTGGTGATGGTGACGATGTATCTATTAAAGATTTTATTGAAAACGAAAACGAGTTTTCACCTTCCGATGCTGTTGCAAACAACGATTTGAAAGAACGTGTGCGTGAGGTGCTCAAAACCTTAACCCCTCGTGAAGAAAAAGTATTGAAAATGCGCTTTGGTATCGACGTTGCTTCTGAGCATACCTTAGAAGAAGTTGGTAAAGACTTTTCAGTAACACGCGAACGTATTCGTCAGATTGAAGTAAAAGCATTGCGCAAACTGCGTCATCCGTCTCGTAGCAAGAAACTTCTCACCTTCTTTGAAAAAGAGTTGGCAGAAATCATGACTAACGAAGATATTCAAGACGATGGCGATATCGATATCAAAGATAATGATATGGATATGGACGACGACGAATAAAAACAATAGAATACAAAACATAGATATATAACATTTAACACACATTAAGGTAGATAAAACTATATGGGGTCTTTGCTCTCAGCAATTCAATTACCAGTTATTTTGTTTTTTATAGGGCTTTCTACACGCGCTATATTATCGTTTTTAGAAACAAGTGTTACCGCACTTCGTTTGTTTAAGCTGAAGGAGCTTGCTCAATCAACTAAACAATACGATACGCTCTTTAAAACGTTGGAACAAAGTCCTCATCGAGTACTTATTACCATTCTTATTGCCAATAACTTGGCCGATGCTGTCACCATTGTATTGGCAGCACACATTACCCAAACAATTTTTGAAAGCCTTCAGCTATCAAGTAGCCTAGGGGTTTCAGTTGGTGTTGCTTTTGCATCGCTCACTACTATTGTTTTTGGTGAAATTATTCCTAAAAACTTAGCCAAGGGCCAAGGGGAGCGATTATTTCAATCCATGTTATGGTTAATGAATATTCTATTTTACGTTTTGTATCCATTGGTTACTGTGTTAATCAAAATTTCTGATTACTTAGTATTCAAAATTACCAAGAAAAGAACATCTGAAGGTGGCAGCGAATGGGTATCATCTGAACGCGAAATTCAGTTTTTGATTGATTACATCCACGAAAAAGGCTTGATGGAACCAGAAAAAACTGAAATGCTCCAAAACGTCTTTGATCTGGGACACACTCCCGTCAAAGAAATCATGGTGCCGGCAACTGATATCATCTCCGTGAACGTGAGTACCACCATTAAAAATACTCTAGAATTATTTTCAAAACATCGCTATACCCGTATGCCGGTTTATGAAAATCAATCAGATAATTTCATCGGCATGGTTC includes:
- a CDS encoding hemolysin family protein; this encodes MGSLLSAIQLPVILFFIGLSTRAILSFLETSVTALRLFKLKELAQSTKQYDTLFKTLEQSPHRVLITILIANNLADAVTIVLAAHITQTIFESLQLSSSLGVSVGVAFASLTTIVFGEIIPKNLAKGQGERLFQSMLWLMNILFYVLYPLVTVLIKISDYLVFKITKKRTSEGGSEWVSSEREIQFLIDYIHEKGLMEPEKTEMLQNVFDLGHTPVKEIMVPATDIISVNVSTTIKNTLELFSKHRYTRMPVYENQSDNFIGMVHQKDIFVLLSNNEDKPLKDIMRPMLFVPETVKVSQLLREFRQQQMHIAIVLNEHGSVTGLITLEDVLEEIVGEISDEHEPVSEKIIPLKQGGWLVDASIPLEDLEPLLSFIFETEDSVTLGGFMTEQLQHLPKKGERVLYKEYYFQVQKASQKRVQQVLIFAEKSAQPTIV